One region of Anaeromyxobacter paludicola genomic DNA includes:
- a CDS encoding ATP-grasp domain-containing protein: MNVLLTSVGRRVALLRAFRRELAGGGRVLGADASRLSAGMQDADAAYVVPPCASPEYVPALLEIVRRERVDVVIPLIDPELGVLARDRELFQREGCLALVSDPDAVTLSRDKRRSVKRFRELGFDAPDVIAPDLLARPEALDYPLFLKPLDGSSSIGATPVEGPDDLRFHLAHVPHSVVQSLIPGEEFTVDVFADLEGRARCAVPRRRLEVRGGEISKGRTVKDPAIMAQASGLVEALGGCRGCITVQCFRTPDGRVVFFEANLRFGGGFPLSYAAGANYPGWILRLARGEPVAPFDGWQDGLVMLRYDDAVFAPGLV; the protein is encoded by the coding sequence ATGAACGTCCTCCTCACGAGCGTGGGCCGGCGCGTCGCCCTGCTGCGGGCTTTCCGGCGCGAGCTGGCCGGCGGCGGCCGCGTGCTCGGGGCGGACGCCTCCCGGCTGAGCGCCGGCATGCAGGACGCCGACGCCGCGTACGTGGTCCCTCCTTGCGCCAGCCCCGAGTACGTCCCCGCCCTCCTCGAGATCGTGCGACGCGAGCGGGTGGACGTGGTCATCCCGCTCATCGATCCGGAGCTGGGCGTCCTCGCCCGGGACCGCGAGCTCTTCCAGCGGGAGGGCTGCCTCGCCCTGGTGAGCGATCCCGACGCGGTCACCCTGTCGCGGGACAAGCGGCGGAGCGTAAAGCGCTTCCGCGAGCTCGGGTTCGACGCGCCGGACGTGATCGCGCCGGACCTCCTGGCCCGCCCGGAGGCGCTGGACTATCCGCTCTTCCTCAAGCCGCTCGACGGGAGCAGCAGCATCGGGGCCACGCCGGTCGAGGGGCCGGACGACCTGCGCTTCCACCTCGCCCACGTCCCGCACTCGGTGGTGCAGAGCCTCATCCCCGGCGAGGAGTTCACGGTGGACGTCTTCGCCGACCTCGAGGGGCGGGCCCGCTGCGCCGTCCCGCGGCGCCGGCTGGAGGTGCGCGGGGGAGAGATCTCGAAGGGGCGCACGGTGAAGGACCCCGCCATCATGGCGCAGGCGAGCGGCCTCGTGGAGGCGCTCGGCGGCTGCCGCGGGTGCATCACCGTCCAGTGCTTTCGCACGCCCGACGGGCGGGTGGTCTTCTTCGAGGCCAACCTGCGCTTCGGCGGCGGCTTCCCGCTCTCGTACGCCGCCGGGGCCAACTACCCGGGCTGGATCCTGCGGCTGGCGCGGGGCGAGCCGGTGGCGCCGTTCGACGGCTGGCAGGACGGGCTCGTCATGCTGCGCTACGACGACGCGGTCTTCGCGCCGGGGCTGGTGTGA
- a CDS encoding sugar transferase: MTTGTQRGAVRSPSRRASHTVKRALDVVAAAAGLLLASPLLAVTAIAVRATMGSPVLFRQVRPGLHGRPFRIIKFRTMRAPRPGEVWHRTDAERVTRLGRLLRATSLDELPELWNVLRGEMSLVGPRPLLMEYLAEYTPEEWRRHDVLPGITGWAAVNGRCNLELRDRFKLDVWYVDHWSLWLDLRILARTAIQVVRRQDVFPERELKVLGLGDQDRDVEGTSWMKQKAPSGANTGERGT; this comes from the coding sequence ATGACCACGGGGACCCAGCGCGGCGCCGTCCGGAGCCCGAGCCGGCGAGCGTCACACACGGTGAAGCGGGCGCTCGACGTGGTTGCCGCCGCGGCGGGGCTCCTGCTGGCGTCGCCGCTCCTCGCGGTCACCGCGATCGCGGTCCGCGCGACGATGGGGTCGCCGGTCCTCTTCCGCCAGGTCCGGCCGGGGCTGCACGGGCGGCCCTTCCGGATCATCAAGTTCCGCACCATGCGCGCGCCCAGGCCGGGCGAGGTCTGGCACCGGACCGACGCGGAGCGCGTCACGCGGCTCGGCCGCCTCCTCCGCGCCACCAGCCTCGACGAGCTGCCGGAGCTCTGGAACGTGCTGCGCGGCGAGATGAGCCTCGTCGGGCCGCGGCCGCTCTTGATGGAGTACCTCGCCGAGTACACGCCGGAGGAGTGGCGCCGGCACGACGTCCTCCCGGGCATCACCGGATGGGCGGCCGTGAACGGGCGCTGCAACCTCGAGCTGCGGGATCGGTTCAAGCTCGACGTCTGGTACGTGGACCACTGGAGCCTCTGGCTGGACCTGCGGATCCTCGCGCGCACGGCGATCCAGGTGGTGCGCCGGCAGGACGTCTTCCCGGAGCGCGAGCTGAAGGTGCTCGGGCTGGGAGACCAGGATCGGGACGTGGAGGGGACGAGCTGGATGAAGCAGAAGGCGCCTTCCGGCGCCAACACGGGGGAGAGAGGAACATGA
- a CDS encoding GNAT family N-acetyltransferase produces MTGPAPLVEAPAPSDAEAIVALLREGFDPPVLELALYGCPGVERFVAEHLRMGELSPYRYRVIRGRGGLLGVAEFRLREATLFLNYVAVSPAARGAGAGNALLRSMVAEARALGLAELALDVFTFNAGPLAWYERLGLRAQGERSFFVGAPRPDEAAPPFRVPDLPQADAVHARFGFSELTLERPGRSLRVGRLGAGFFRLAGLRDATDAALHACLRRLDPGRRLVAAVEGGPPAPPGWEPRGVSRRMGVALEEVRL; encoded by the coding sequence GTGACGGGGCCGGCCCCCCTCGTCGAGGCCCCCGCGCCCTCGGACGCGGAGGCCATCGTGGCGCTCCTGCGGGAGGGGTTCGACCCGCCGGTGCTGGAGCTGGCGCTGTACGGCTGCCCCGGCGTGGAGCGCTTCGTGGCGGAGCACCTGCGGATGGGCGAGCTCTCGCCCTACCGGTACCGGGTGATCCGCGGTCGAGGGGGGCTGCTCGGAGTGGCCGAGTTCCGGCTGCGGGAGGCCACGCTCTTCCTGAACTACGTGGCGGTGTCGCCCGCGGCGCGGGGGGCCGGGGCCGGGAACGCGCTCCTGCGGTCGATGGTGGCCGAGGCGCGCGCGCTCGGGCTCGCGGAGCTCGCGCTCGACGTGTTCACGTTCAACGCCGGGCCGCTCGCCTGGTACGAGCGGCTCGGGCTGCGCGCGCAAGGCGAGCGGAGCTTCTTCGTCGGGGCCCCGCGGCCGGACGAGGCCGCGCCCCCGTTCCGCGTGCCGGACCTGCCGCAGGCCGACGCCGTCCACGCGCGGTTCGGGTTCTCCGAGCTGACCCTGGAGCGGCCGGGCCGGTCCCTGCGCGTCGGGCGGCTCGGCGCCGGCTTCTTCCGGCTGGCCGGGCTGCGCGACGCCACCGACGCCGCGCTGCACGCCTGCCTCCGGCGGCTCGATCCGGGGCGCCGCCTCGTGGCGGCCGTGGAAGGGGGGCCTCCGGCGCCGCCGGGCTGGGAGCCACGCGGGGTGTCCCGCCGGATGGGAGTCGCGCTCGAGGAGGTGCGGCTGTAG
- a CDS encoding GNAT family N-acetyltransferase gives MRFRVLDAASGADTAAWLELWRAWPGREVMAHPEYARLFARPGDRVVCATGEGEGWTILFPLLLRPLAAEPWARPGEDRWDAVTPYGYGGPFTWGGGARDDAAWWAAHAAWCRDERLVSTFARLSLFPEQLASVPPVVERRLSNVICPVGEGLQAVWAGYKHSARNNVKHAEKAGVEVEVDETGAGLDAFFDIYHRTMSRRAASAWYFLPRRFFQDFFERLPGQCAFFHARLGGQIVSSELVLVSAENVYAYLGGTLEESFKARPNDLLRHRVVEWAVAKGKRHYVLGGGYAEGDGIFRHKEGFAPHGVVPFQVACLVHDERACEELYRDRRAFAERSGAPWTPDERFFPAYRG, from the coding sequence ATGAGGTTCCGGGTGCTCGACGCGGCGAGCGGAGCGGACACCGCGGCCTGGCTGGAGCTCTGGCGCGCGTGGCCGGGACGCGAGGTGATGGCGCACCCCGAGTACGCGCGGCTCTTCGCGAGGCCGGGCGACCGCGTGGTCTGCGCCACGGGGGAGGGGGAGGGGTGGACCATCCTCTTCCCGCTGCTGCTCCGGCCGCTCGCGGCGGAGCCCTGGGCGCGCCCGGGCGAGGACCGCTGGGACGCCGTCACCCCCTATGGCTACGGCGGGCCGTTCACTTGGGGCGGCGGCGCGCGCGACGACGCGGCCTGGTGGGCCGCGCACGCGGCCTGGTGCCGCGACGAGCGGCTGGTCTCCACCTTCGCGCGGCTCTCGCTCTTCCCGGAGCAGCTCGCGTCCGTCCCGCCGGTGGTCGAGCGCCGGCTGTCGAACGTGATCTGCCCGGTGGGAGAGGGGCTGCAGGCGGTGTGGGCGGGGTACAAGCACTCCGCGCGGAACAACGTGAAGCACGCCGAGAAGGCGGGCGTCGAGGTCGAGGTGGACGAGACCGGCGCCGGGCTCGACGCCTTCTTCGACATCTACCACCGCACCATGTCGCGGCGGGCCGCGAGCGCCTGGTACTTCCTGCCCCGGCGGTTCTTCCAGGACTTCTTCGAGCGCCTGCCGGGGCAGTGCGCCTTCTTCCACGCGCGGCTCGGCGGCCAGATCGTCTCCTCGGAGCTGGTGCTGGTCTCGGCCGAGAACGTCTACGCCTATCTCGGCGGGACGCTGGAGGAGAGCTTCAAGGCGCGCCCGAACGACCTGCTCCGGCACCGGGTGGTGGAGTGGGCGGTGGCGAAGGGCAAGCGGCACTACGTGCTCGGCGGTGGCTACGCCGAGGGGGACGGGATCTTCCGGCACAAGGAGGGCTTCGCGCCTCACGGGGTGGTGCCCTTCCAGGTCGCCTGCCTCGTGCACGACGAGCGCGCCTGCGAGGAGCTCTACCGGGACCGGCGCGCCTTCGCCGAGCGGAGCGGCGCGCCCTGGACCCCGGACGAGCGGTTCTTCCCCGCGTACCGCGGCTGA
- a CDS encoding polysaccharide biosynthesis tyrosine autokinase, protein MEIPKNVVNGNERERGATVRRVAPPPEPLRARDGLRGAEPTLAEYAWTLSEGRWTIVLVLLLALAAGGLYLFVTPPTFVARSLIQVEQRQKMLAGLEELTAALGEKPPADAEIEVIRSRMLLGSVVDQLQLDLEVSPRYLPVVGQAFARRYKGRSPAEPRFGLARFAWGGERLGVQRLEVGGELLDAELLLTAGESGRFALSQRGETLLEGAVGKAAAAGDGPRRVAIFVSELQARPGTEFVVVRHPREDVVDRLQGELRVQERGKRSGILVLELEGPDPARLAAILNAATALHLRQSVEQKSAEATKTLEFLESQLPGLKQNVDAAESALNSYRLKNGTVDLSAETKGMFDRSAALEKDISELELKRSELRQTFTDNHPNVIAVAQKLALLRAEQAQVNQRMRTLPGAEVNSARFNRDVKVASELYTSLLNRAQELKVVKSGTLGDVRIIDRAQPPRHRFAPRAPPVLALSALLGLCGGVGLVLLRRALDQRAEDAEEIETATGLPVYVSIPHSDAEDRLARGSFRSRGPALPFLAAMDPGDTAVETLRSLRTSLQFALLDATSNVVALTGPAPGVGKSFVAVNLAWVLASTDRRVLLVDGDLRRGHLHRYFGIDRLPGLSDVVSGAAKLDEALHATHDGQLWILPTGRIPPNPAELLSSARFEALLAELSRRFDLVIVDTPPLLAVTDSLLVARLAGVNLLVLRSRRHTMREIALSAKQFSQAGARLHGAVLNDVQATHGRYGRHGRYVRYDYASRPD, encoded by the coding sequence ATGGAGATCCCGAAGAACGTCGTGAACGGCAACGAGCGCGAGCGGGGGGCCACGGTGCGCCGGGTAGCCCCTCCCCCCGAGCCGCTGCGGGCGCGGGACGGCCTGCGCGGCGCGGAGCCCACCCTCGCCGAGTACGCCTGGACCCTCTCCGAGGGGCGCTGGACCATCGTCCTGGTCCTGCTCCTGGCGCTCGCCGCGGGCGGCCTCTACCTGTTCGTCACTCCGCCGACGTTCGTCGCGCGGAGCCTCATCCAGGTCGAGCAGCGGCAGAAGATGCTCGCCGGGCTCGAGGAGCTCACCGCCGCGCTGGGCGAGAAGCCGCCGGCCGACGCCGAGATCGAGGTCATCCGCTCGCGGATGCTCCTCGGGTCGGTGGTGGACCAGCTCCAGCTCGATCTCGAGGTCTCGCCCCGCTACCTCCCGGTCGTCGGGCAGGCCTTCGCGCGGAGGTACAAGGGGCGCTCTCCCGCCGAGCCGCGCTTCGGCCTCGCGCGCTTCGCCTGGGGCGGCGAGCGGCTCGGGGTGCAGCGGCTGGAGGTGGGCGGCGAGCTGCTCGACGCGGAGCTGCTGCTGACCGCGGGAGAGAGCGGCCGGTTCGCGCTCTCGCAGCGCGGCGAGACGCTGCTCGAGGGGGCGGTGGGCAAGGCGGCGGCGGCCGGGGACGGCCCCCGGCGCGTCGCCATCTTCGTGTCCGAGCTGCAGGCCCGGCCGGGCACGGAGTTCGTGGTCGTCCGCCACCCGCGCGAGGACGTCGTCGATCGGCTGCAGGGCGAGCTGCGGGTCCAGGAGCGGGGCAAGCGCTCCGGGATCCTGGTGCTCGAGCTGGAGGGCCCGGACCCGGCGAGGCTCGCCGCCATCCTGAACGCCGCGACCGCGCTGCACCTGCGGCAGAGCGTCGAGCAGAAGTCGGCCGAGGCGACCAAGACCCTCGAGTTCCTCGAGTCGCAGCTCCCCGGCCTCAAGCAGAACGTGGACGCGGCCGAGTCCGCCCTCAACAGCTACCGGCTCAAGAACGGGACCGTGGACCTGTCCGCCGAGACGAAGGGCATGTTCGACCGGTCGGCCGCGCTCGAGAAGGACATCTCGGAGCTGGAGCTGAAGCGGTCGGAGCTGCGCCAGACCTTCACCGACAACCACCCGAACGTCATCGCGGTGGCGCAGAAGCTGGCGCTCCTCCGGGCCGAGCAGGCCCAGGTGAACCAGCGGATGCGGACCCTGCCCGGCGCCGAGGTGAACTCGGCGCGGTTCAACCGCGACGTGAAGGTGGCCTCGGAGCTCTACACCAGCCTGCTCAACCGGGCCCAGGAGCTGAAGGTGGTGAAGTCCGGCACCCTCGGCGACGTGCGGATCATCGACCGGGCGCAGCCGCCGCGGCACCGCTTCGCCCCCCGCGCGCCGCCGGTCCTGGCGCTCTCCGCGCTGCTCGGGCTCTGCGGCGGCGTCGGGCTGGTGCTGCTCCGCCGCGCCCTCGACCAGCGCGCCGAGGACGCCGAGGAGATCGAGACCGCCACCGGCCTGCCGGTCTACGTGAGCATCCCGCACAGCGACGCGGAGGACCGGCTCGCGCGCGGGTCGTTCCGCAGCCGCGGCCCGGCGCTGCCGTTCCTGGCGGCGATGGACCCGGGCGACACCGCGGTGGAGACGCTGCGCAGCCTGCGCACCAGCCTGCAGTTCGCCCTGCTCGACGCGACGAGCAACGTCGTCGCCCTGACCGGCCCGGCGCCCGGGGTGGGCAAGTCCTTCGTGGCGGTGAACCTGGCCTGGGTGCTCGCCTCCACCGACCGGCGCGTGCTGCTCGTCGACGGGGACCTCCGGCGCGGGCACCTGCACCGCTACTTCGGGATCGACCGGCTGCCCGGGCTGTCCGACGTGGTGAGCGGGGCCGCCAAGCTCGACGAGGCGCTGCACGCGACCCACGACGGCCAGCTCTGGATCCTGCCCACCGGCCGGATCCCGCCGAACCCGGCCGAGCTCCTGTCGAGCGCGCGCTTCGAGGCGCTGCTCGCCGAGCTCTCGCGGCGGTTCGACCTCGTCATCGTGGACACGCCGCCGCTCCTCGCCGTCACCGACTCGCTGCTCGTGGCGCGGCTCGCCGGCGTGAACCTCCTCGTGCTGCGCTCGCGGCGCCACACGATGCGGGAGATCGCGCTCTCGGCGAAGCAGTTCTCGCAGGCCGGGGCCCGGCTGCACGGCGCGGTGCTGAACGACGTGCAGGCCACCCACGGCCGCTACGGCCGGCACGGCCGCTACGTCCGGTACGACTACGCGTCGCGGCCCGACTGA
- a CDS encoding HAD family hydrolase, translating into MSRPRVVCFDLDDTLVSEADYVESGLRAAGALLDRELPGPAPAGEALVRRWRETRGRALFQEWLEARGADPAAWLPRLVAAYRGHLPRLALRPGALEALQAVVARGDRLALLSDGWLESQRQKWRALALALPFAPVVFTDARGREFWKPHPWGFEQVMAAHPDADGFCYVADNPAKDFQAPLALGWRAVLLRHAENLHPAAAGPAPALEAASFAEVLALTA; encoded by the coding sequence GTGAGCCGGCCGCGGGTCGTCTGCTTCGATCTCGACGACACGCTCGTCTCCGAGGCCGACTACGTCGAGTCGGGCCTGCGCGCGGCGGGCGCGCTGCTCGACCGGGAGCTGCCCGGCCCGGCGCCGGCCGGCGAGGCGCTGGTCCGCCGCTGGCGCGAGACCCGCGGCCGCGCGCTCTTCCAGGAGTGGCTCGAGGCCCGCGGCGCGGATCCCGCCGCCTGGCTCCCGCGGCTCGTGGCCGCCTACCGCGGGCACCTGCCGCGGCTCGCGCTCCGGCCCGGCGCCCTCGAGGCGCTCCAGGCCGTCGTGGCGCGCGGCGACCGGCTCGCCCTGCTCAGCGACGGCTGGCTCGAGTCGCAGCGGCAGAAGTGGCGGGCCCTGGCGCTGGCGCTGCCGTTCGCCCCGGTGGTCTTCACCGACGCGCGCGGCCGGGAGTTCTGGAAGCCGCACCCCTGGGGCTTCGAGCAGGTGATGGCGGCCCACCCGGACGCGGACGGCTTCTGCTACGTGGCCGACAACCCGGCGAAGGACTTCCAGGCGCCGCTCGCGCTCGGGTGGAGGGCGGTGCTCCTCCGCCACGCGGAGAACCTGCACCCGGCGGCCGCCGGCCCGGCCCCCGCCCTGGAGGCCGCGAGCTTCGCCGAGGTGCTCGCGCTGACCGCGTGA
- a CDS encoding polysaccharide biosynthesis protein — protein MRFKAANELLARVPFAKGARDWREGWTALLDSGRALSQTFFSAPRRLTLLASDALATVLSLELAVWLRFEGQVPSQYLRELPVALAAAVACRLACNWAASLHRWSFRLSGLPDAVRVALAAVAGSALFMLVTYAAIPGGLPRSVYALELFLSTSAFGVIRFGPRFGASWMGDRMRTWSGAERAIIVGSGSEAELLARDLQRTPDSKYLLLGFATTDGNMVGCRIDGRPVLCHLRDLPRVIRRLGAQMVLFADPCLPAALVRETLDRCAESRVRFKIIPNRQQLERLSVAMLEDVSPEDLLPRESVAFEDAEIRALVRGRRALVTGAGGSIGSELCRQLARHGVRQLVMLDMNENALYLNSRKLAEQFPGVDVRVEVADVREQQPLLRIADRYRPEDVFHAAAHKHVPLMEGSPDEAVKNNVFGTLHVARMAQSCGAERFVLISTDKAVNPSSVMGVTKRVAEQVLLELAQKSRTRMTAVRFGNVLGSAGSVIPIFKQQIAAGGPVTVTHPDCTRYFMTIPEAVGLVLIAGLGGYGQLCILDMGEPIRIAELARNLITMAGHVPDQEIPIVYTGLRPGEKLHEELLTEQEERTQTVRNRIKVACCATPPRDLPVRLAGLRRLADDGDREGVIQALQELVPTYRPGSLAEPAPRELPRPASVVSWRRPAPIAAAAPPAPPA, from the coding sequence ATGCGTTTCAAAGCGGCGAACGAGCTCCTCGCGCGAGTCCCCTTCGCGAAAGGCGCGCGCGACTGGCGAGAGGGCTGGACCGCCCTGCTCGACTCCGGGAGGGCCCTCTCGCAGACCTTCTTCAGCGCGCCCCGGCGGCTCACGCTGCTCGCCTCCGACGCCCTCGCGACGGTGCTCTCGCTGGAGCTCGCGGTCTGGCTCCGCTTCGAGGGTCAGGTGCCCTCGCAGTACCTGCGCGAGCTCCCGGTCGCCCTCGCGGCCGCCGTCGCCTGCCGCCTCGCGTGCAACTGGGCTGCCTCGCTGCACCGCTGGTCCTTCCGCCTCTCGGGGCTGCCGGACGCCGTCCGGGTCGCCCTGGCGGCGGTCGCCGGCAGCGCGCTGTTCATGCTGGTGACGTACGCCGCCATCCCCGGCGGGCTGCCACGAAGCGTGTACGCCCTCGAGCTCTTCCTCTCGACCTCCGCCTTCGGGGTCATCCGGTTCGGGCCGCGCTTCGGCGCGAGCTGGATGGGAGACCGGATGCGCACCTGGTCGGGCGCGGAGCGGGCCATCATCGTCGGCTCGGGCAGCGAGGCGGAGCTCCTCGCGCGCGACCTGCAGCGCACCCCGGACAGCAAGTACCTCCTGCTCGGGTTCGCCACCACCGACGGCAACATGGTCGGCTGCCGCATCGACGGCCGGCCGGTGCTCTGCCACCTCCGGGACCTGCCGCGGGTCATCCGGCGCCTCGGCGCCCAGATGGTCCTCTTCGCCGACCCGTGCCTCCCCGCCGCGCTCGTCCGCGAGACCCTCGACCGCTGCGCCGAGAGCCGCGTCCGCTTCAAGATCATCCCGAACAGGCAGCAGCTGGAGCGGCTCTCGGTGGCCATGCTGGAGGACGTCTCGCCGGAGGACCTCCTCCCTCGCGAGAGCGTCGCCTTCGAGGACGCCGAGATCCGCGCGCTGGTCCGCGGGCGCCGCGCGCTCGTCACCGGCGCCGGCGGCTCCATCGGCTCGGAGCTCTGCCGTCAGCTGGCCCGCCACGGCGTCCGCCAGCTCGTCATGCTCGACATGAACGAGAACGCCCTCTACCTCAACAGCCGCAAGCTCGCCGAGCAGTTCCCGGGCGTCGACGTGCGGGTGGAGGTGGCCGACGTCCGCGAGCAGCAGCCGCTCCTGCGCATCGCCGATCGCTACCGGCCGGAGGACGTGTTCCACGCGGCCGCCCACAAGCACGTCCCGCTGATGGAGGGCTCGCCCGACGAGGCGGTGAAGAACAACGTGTTCGGCACCCTCCACGTGGCGCGCATGGCGCAGTCGTGCGGCGCCGAGCGCTTCGTCCTCATCTCGACCGACAAGGCGGTCAACCCGAGCTCGGTGATGGGCGTGACGAAGCGGGTGGCGGAGCAGGTGCTGCTCGAGCTCGCGCAGAAGTCGCGCACCCGCATGACCGCCGTCCGCTTCGGGAACGTGCTCGGCTCGGCCGGCAGCGTCATCCCCATCTTCAAGCAGCAGATCGCCGCGGGCGGGCCGGTCACGGTCACCCACCCCGACTGCACGCGCTACTTCATGACCATCCCGGAGGCGGTGGGGCTCGTGCTCATCGCCGGGCTCGGCGGCTACGGCCAGCTCTGCATCCTCGACATGGGCGAGCCGATCCGGATCGCGGAGCTGGCGCGGAACCTCATCACCATGGCCGGGCACGTGCCCGACCAGGAGATCCCCATCGTCTACACCGGGCTGCGCCCGGGCGAGAAGCTGCACGAGGAGCTGCTCACGGAGCAGGAGGAGCGGACGCAGACGGTCCGCAACCGCATCAAGGTCGCCTGCTGCGCCACGCCGCCGCGCGACCTCCCGGTCCGGCTCGCGGGGCTGCGGCGGCTCGCCGACGACGGGGATCGCGAGGGCGTGATCCAGGCGCTGCAGGAGCTCGTGCCCACCTACCGGCCCGGATCGCTCGCCGAGCCGGCGCCGCGCGAGCTGCCGCGCCCGGCGTCCGTGGTGAGCTGGCGCCGCCCCGCGCCGATCGCCGCCGCCGCGCCGCCGGCCCCGCCGGCATAG
- a CDS encoding NmrA/HSCARG family protein — protein MPRSIRVVVAGATGQQGGAVARLLLEKGHRVVGLTRRPGSPAAARLRALGAEVAQADLEEGASVRAAVQGADAFFLMATPFEGGPEAEVREALRAAEAARAAGVKHLVYSSVAGASELTGIPHFDSKHEVEGRLAGLGVPLTVVAPAFFMENLSGPAYLTGLRAGELALALPPARRLQTVALADLAGVVRIVLERPTQFAGERIEVASDDLTGPEMARAVSRAARTQIDYVPVPVEAVRSRSEDLGRMFQWLDEVGYRVDLAALRRRFPEVAWHDFAGWARAQDWSVLDVASPEQPTA, from the coding sequence ATGCCCAGGTCGATTCGAGTCGTCGTCGCCGGCGCCACCGGCCAGCAGGGGGGCGCCGTCGCCCGGCTGCTGCTCGAGAAGGGGCACCGGGTGGTGGGCCTCACGCGAAGGCCCGGCTCGCCGGCCGCGGCGCGGCTGCGCGCGCTCGGGGCGGAGGTGGCCCAGGCCGACCTGGAGGAGGGAGCCTCGGTGCGGGCGGCGGTGCAGGGGGCCGACGCCTTCTTCCTGATGGCGACGCCGTTCGAGGGCGGCCCGGAGGCGGAGGTGCGGGAGGCCCTGCGCGCGGCCGAGGCGGCCCGCGCCGCCGGGGTGAAGCACCTCGTCTACTCGTCGGTGGCCGGCGCGAGCGAGCTCACCGGGATCCCCCACTTCGACAGCAAGCACGAGGTGGAGGGGCGCCTCGCCGGGCTCGGCGTCCCCCTCACCGTCGTCGCCCCGGCCTTCTTCATGGAGAACCTCTCCGGCCCGGCCTACCTCACCGGCTTGCGGGCCGGGGAGCTCGCCCTGGCGCTGCCCCCGGCGCGCCGCCTCCAGACCGTCGCGCTCGCCGACCTCGCCGGCGTGGTGCGGATCGTGCTCGAGCGGCCGACGCAGTTCGCGGGCGAGCGGATCGAGGTCGCCTCGGACGACCTCACCGGGCCGGAGATGGCCCGGGCCGTCTCGCGCGCCGCGCGCACCCAGATCGACTACGTCCCGGTGCCGGTCGAGGCGGTGCGCAGCCGCAGCGAGGATCTCGGCCGGATGTTCCAGTGGCTCGACGAGGTGGGCTACCGGGTGGACCTCGCCGCCCTGCGCCGCCGGTTCCCGGAGGTGGCCTGGCACGACTTCGCCGGCTGGGCCCGCGCGCAGGACTGGAGCGTGCTCGACGTGGCGAGCCCGGAGCAGCCGACCGCGTGA
- a CDS encoding aldo/keto reductase gives MTRRGFVGWTMAAAVGQAMSQWLGFGEAQAAGGPPPAEGPIPRRPLGRTGESVTVLGLGGSHIGRQADPAESVRIIRGAVDGGITFLDNSWDYNGGESERRMGRALKDGYRERVCLMTKFDGRDQKSAARQIDESLRRLQTDHVDLLQFHEIIRPSDPERIFAAHGAIEAALAARKAGKARFLGFTGHKSPDLHLAMLKACEAHGFHPDTVQLPLNVMDASYESFEARVLPELTRRGIGVLGMKPLGDGELLRSHAVAPEDGLRYAMSVPGVSVTITGVDSMEILAQALAIARGFEPLDVRRRTALREAAAAAAANGQYELYKTSHHFDSTHQHPEWLG, from the coding sequence ATGACGCGGCGCGGGTTCGTCGGGTGGACCATGGCGGCGGCGGTGGGGCAGGCGATGAGCCAGTGGCTCGGGTTCGGCGAGGCCCAGGCCGCGGGCGGCCCGCCGCCGGCGGAGGGCCCGATCCCCAGGCGCCCGCTCGGCAGGACCGGCGAGTCGGTGACCGTCCTCGGCCTCGGCGGCTCGCACATCGGGCGGCAGGCCGACCCGGCCGAGAGCGTCCGGATCATCCGGGGCGCCGTGGACGGCGGCATCACCTTCCTCGACAACTCCTGGGACTACAACGGCGGCGAGAGCGAGCGGCGCATGGGCCGCGCCCTGAAGGACGGCTACCGGGAGCGCGTCTGCCTCATGACCAAGTTCGACGGCCGGGACCAGAAGAGCGCCGCGCGGCAGATCGACGAGTCGCTCCGGCGGCTCCAGACCGACCACGTGGACCTCCTCCAGTTCCACGAGATCATCCGCCCCTCCGATCCCGAGCGGATCTTCGCGGCCCACGGCGCCATCGAGGCCGCGCTCGCGGCGCGGAAGGCGGGCAAGGCGCGCTTCCTGGGTTTCACCGGCCACAAGTCGCCCGACCTCCACCTCGCCATGCTGAAGGCCTGCGAGGCGCACGGGTTCCACCCCGACACCGTGCAGCTGCCGCTCAACGTGATGGACGCGAGCTACGAGAGCTTCGAGGCGAGGGTGCTGCCCGAGCTCACCCGGCGCGGCATCGGCGTGCTCGGGATGAAGCCGCTCGGCGACGGGGAGCTCCTCCGGAGCCACGCCGTCGCCCCGGAGGACGGGCTCCGGTACGCGATGAGCGTCCCCGGGGTGAGCGTCACCATCACCGGCGTCGACTCGATGGAGATCCTGGCCCAGGCGCTCGCCATCGCGCGCGGCTTCGAGCCGCTCGACGTGCGCCGCCGGACCGCGCTGCGCGAGGCGGCCGCGGCCGCCGCGGCCAACGGCCAGTACGAGCTCTACAAGACCTCGCACCACTTCGACTCGACGCACCAGCACCCGGAGTGGCTCGGGTAG